In the Flagellimonas sp. MMG031 genome, one interval contains:
- a CDS encoding YqaE/Pmp3 family membrane protein, which produces MSFWRVLLAILFPPLSVIGKGCGSILIVFLLTLCGWVPGVIAALVILNNPN; this is translated from the coding sequence ATGAGTTTTTGGAGAGTGCTATTGGCCATTCTATTCCCCCCATTGTCCGTAATCGGCAAGGGCTGCGGTTCTATTCTTATTGTTTTTTTATTGACGCTTTGCGGGTGGGTTCCCGGGGTAATTGCAGCCCTGGTCATTTTGAACAATCCGAATTAA
- a CDS encoding LuxR C-terminal-related transcriptional regulator yields the protein MRFFIQILLVFSSSMLWGQFHFSGQVSQEHAGNPIYLSLVEDYRKSSRVYVDQIVQKATVDSLGHFAFEGDNLNVQNRIYRIHLDGCSDNTGTNHFLGRCNNSQNVLFIANNTDTLQFPTSFEDQSLCTIASTNPNSELLLEIEELKGQMAFDFSDYPSEASKKLNLDKWFKTLHTFGEEANEPLAELYIYDFLSDKRNETFRFYLDDLTTNEYYENLSERLVSTYPTATFTQQYEAEITTDRELAGFNRPKSSKWNRTIIALLAVSLLGNILFFLGKRKKNQTSQLIERLTPQEQKILHLMLENKTNKEIASALFVSVSTIKTHINNLYKKLEVTSREEMAVKVKRR from the coding sequence ATGCGGTTTTTCATACAAATCCTACTTGTTTTCAGCTCATCAATGCTATGGGGGCAATTCCATTTCTCGGGTCAGGTGTCTCAAGAACATGCCGGCAACCCCATTTACCTTTCCTTGGTGGAAGACTATCGCAAATCTTCAAGGGTATATGTAGATCAAATTGTGCAAAAAGCAACGGTCGATTCCTTGGGCCATTTTGCTTTTGAAGGGGACAACCTCAATGTGCAAAACCGTATCTACCGAATCCATTTGGACGGTTGTTCGGACAATACTGGGACCAATCATTTCTTGGGCAGATGCAACAATAGCCAGAATGTGCTATTTATCGCCAATAACACAGACACCTTGCAGTTTCCTACCTCTTTTGAGGACCAATCGCTATGCACGATAGCCTCTACCAACCCAAATTCTGAATTGCTTTTGGAAATAGAGGAACTCAAAGGCCAAATGGCCTTCGACTTTTCGGATTATCCTTCCGAAGCCAGCAAGAAACTGAACTTGGACAAATGGTTCAAGACCCTTCACACCTTTGGAGAAGAAGCCAACGAGCCGTTGGCAGAACTCTACATTTACGATTTTTTGTCCGACAAACGAAACGAAACCTTTCGGTTCTATCTGGATGACCTCACCACAAATGAATACTACGAAAACCTCTCCGAACGATTGGTCAGCACCTATCCCACGGCCACATTTACGCAACAATACGAGGCTGAAATCACCACGGATAGGGAACTGGCGGGATTCAATCGTCCAAAATCTTCCAAATGGAATCGGACCATTATTGCTCTTTTGGCGGTTTCCCTTTTAGGGAATATCCTGTTTTTTCTTGGTAAACGGAAAAAGAACCAGACTTCACAATTAATTGAAAGACTAACTCCCCAAGAGCAAAAAATTCTTCATTTAATGCTGGAGAATAAAACCAACAAAGAGATCGCCTCGGCGCTTTTTGTGAGCGTGAGCACCATCAAAACACACATCAACAACCTGTACAAAAAATTGGAGGTTACATCGCGTGAGGAGATGGCGGTTAAAGTCAAGCGGCGCTAA
- a CDS encoding addiction module antidote protein produces MGTSKFDIADYLDNQEMIAEYLNTVLEEGDSGDVITAIGHVAKAIGMTKISEETGLSRPSLYKALSEGSKPQFATILKVLKAIGGQIQVRPISA; encoded by the coding sequence ATGGGAACCTCAAAATTTGACATCGCAGATTACTTGGATAATCAAGAAATGATTGCCGAATACCTCAATACCGTTTTGGAAGAAGGAGATAGTGGTGATGTGATAACGGCTATTGGACATGTGGCCAAAGCTATTGGAATGACAAAAATTTCTGAAGAAACCGGGCTGAGCAGACCTAGCTTGTACAAAGCTTTATCTGAAGGTTCAAAACCTCAATTTGCCACCATCTTAAAGGTATTAAAAGCCATCGGCGGTCAGATTCAGGTGCGTCCTATTTCAGCCTAG
- a CDS encoding type II toxin-antitoxin system RelE/ParE family toxin has product MGTRPGVEIDYFELLTLFLDGYEDFLIDEKSLEICIFVSKWIQFLMFFIEKTDEFDKWLRKLKDLKARAKILFRIQKIEENGHFGDCKSVGDGIREIRIHFAKGYQIYFKERKGKIIVLLAGGDKSSQEKDIKKAKEIWNKLNY; this is encoded by the coding sequence ATGGGGACTAGACCGGGGGTTGAGATTGATTATTTTGAGTTGTTGACTCTGTTTTTGGATGGATATGAAGACTTTTTGATTGATGAAAAATCATTAGAGATATGTATATTTGTATCCAAATGGATACAGTTTTTAATGTTCTTTATCGAAAAGACGGACGAATTTGACAAGTGGCTTAGAAAATTGAAGGATCTAAAAGCAAGGGCCAAGATTTTGTTTCGGATCCAAAAGATTGAAGAAAATGGACATTTTGGCGACTGCAAAAGTGTTGGTGATGGAATCAGGGAAATACGAATCCATTTTGCCAAGGGCTATCAAATCTATTTTAAAGAACGAAAAGGCAAAATAATTGTTTTATTGGCAGGCGGGGATAAGTCTTCTCAAGAAAAGGACATAAAAAAAGCAAAAGAAATCTGGAATAAGTTAAACTATTAA